Proteins from a genomic interval of Prionailurus viverrinus isolate Anna chromosome F2, UM_Priviv_1.0, whole genome shotgun sequence:
- the NRBP2 gene encoding nuclear receptor-binding protein 2: protein MAAPEPAPRRGREREREDESEDESDILEESPCGRWQKRREQVNQGNMPGVQSTFLAMDTEEGVEVVWNELHFGDRKAFAAHEEKIQTMFEQLALVDHPNIVKLHKHWLDASEARARVIFITEYVSSGSLKQFLKKTKKNHKAMNARAWKRWCTQILSALSFLHACNPPITHGNLTSDTIFIQHNGLIKIGSVWHRIFSNALPDDLRSPIRVEREEPRNLHFFPPEYGEVADGTAVDIFSFGMCALEMAVLEIQANGDTRVTEEAITRARHSLSDPNMREFILSCLARDPSRRPSAHNLLFHRVLFEVHSLKLLAAHCFLQHQYLMPENVVEEKTKAVDLNAVLAELPRPARPPLQWRYSEVSYLELDKFLEDVRNGIYPLMNFAAARPLGLPRVLAPPPEETQKAKTPTPEPFDSETRKVIQMQCNLERSEDKARWHLTLLLVLEDRLHRQLTYDLLPTDSAQDLAAELVHYGFVHEDDRTKLAAFLESTFLKYLGAQP, encoded by the exons ATGGCGGCTCCGGAGCCGGCGCCGAGGCGGGGccgggagcgggagcgggaggaTGAGAGCGAGGACGAGAGCGACATCCTGGAGGAGAGCCCTTGCGGCCGCTGGCAGAAGCGGCGGGAGCAG GTGAACCAGGGGAACATGCCAGGGGTCCAGAGCACCTTCCTGGCCATGGACactgaggagggggtggaggtggtGTGGAATGAGTTGCACTTCGGGGACAGGAAGGCTTTCGCAGCCCATGAG GAGAAGATCCAGACCATGTTTGAGCAGCTGGCGCTGGTAGACCACCCCAACATTGTCAAGCTGCACAAACACTGGCTGGATGCCTCGGAAGCCCGGGCACGG GTCATCTTCATCACCGAGTACGTGTCGTCAGGCAGCCTCAAGCAATTCCTCAAGAAGACCAAGAAAAACCACAAAGCCATGAACGCCCGG GCCTGGAAGCGCTGGTGCACACAGATCCTGTCGGCGCTCAG CTTTCTACACGCCTGCAACCCCCCCATCACCCACGGGAACCTGACCAGCGACACCATTTTCATACAACACAATGGCCTCATCAAGATTGGCTCTG TGTGGCACCGCATCTTCTCCAATG CGCTCCCAGATGATCTCCGAAGCCCCATCCGCGTGGAGCGTGAGGAACCACGGAACCTGCACTTCTTCCCACCAGAGTACGGTG AGGTTGCTGATGGCACTGCCGTGGACATCTTCTCCTTTGGGATGTGTGCACTGGAG ATGGCTGTGCTGGAGATCCAAGCCAATGGAGACACCCGGGTCACAGAGGAGGCCATCACTCGCGCCAGGCACTCCCTCAGCGACCCCAACATGCGG GAGTTCATCCTCTCCTGCCTGGCCCGGGACCCCAGCCGGCGGCCCTCAGCCCACAACCTGCTCTTCCACCGCGTGCTCTTCGAAGTGCACTCCCTGAAGCTCCTGGCGGCTCACTGCTTCCTCCAGCACCAAT ACCTCATGCCTGAGAACGTGGTGGAGGAAAAGACCAAGGCAGTGGACCTGAATGCGGTCCTGGCGGAGCTTCCCCGGCCGGCCCGGCCCCCACTGCAGTGGCG GTACTCAGAGGTCTCCTACCTGGAGCTTGACAAATTCCTGGAGGATGTCAG GAATGGGATCTACCCACTGATGAACTTTGCCGCTGCCCGACCTCTGGGGCTTCCCCGGGTGCTGGCCCCACCGCCTGAGGAGACCCAGAAGGCCAAGACCCCGACACCGGAACCTTTTGACTCAGAGACCAGAAAG GTGATCCAGATGCAATGCAACCTGGAGAGAAGTGAGGACAAGGCCCGCTGGCAT ctcactctgcTTCTGGTGCTGGAGGACCGGCTGCACCGGCAGCTCACTTACGACCTGCTCCCAA CGGACAGCGCCCAGGACCTTGCTGCCGAGCTGGTACACTACGGCTTCGTTCACGAG GATGACCGGACCAAGCTGGCTGCCTTCCTGGAAAGCACCTTCCTCAAGTACCTTGGAGCTCAGCCGTGA